In one window of uncultured Acetobacteroides sp. DNA:
- a CDS encoding DUF6261 family protein: MEKSLSLFRLNTSMLAAYGSELVHILTVPSMESYRGDEHIALFLEKHAQYSSSFTVVRRSNEPIRKLDRNRDRAFLRLRHLIIAALYSPSDHDVLQGKLLMGLIKRCGNRLNAKRNLQETLDIQQLLLHLGTESATSAIEQLGLRQAVAEFESVQALFYDASNRKIDLKNELRQTPPPSSLKKEYEAAIREIWMFVEAMTVIAPSEAWTRTLSNIEAKNKEYRAKMKHQKTFRDKKKAKKASPKPSTDSGISGEAPE; the protein is encoded by the coding sequence ATGGAAAAATCGCTTTCGCTGTTCCGACTTAACACGTCGATGCTCGCCGCCTACGGTAGCGAGCTGGTGCACATCCTAACCGTCCCCTCGATGGAGAGTTACCGAGGCGACGAGCACATTGCCCTGTTCCTGGAGAAGCACGCCCAGTACTCCAGCTCGTTTACGGTGGTGCGAAGGTCGAACGAACCGATTCGGAAGCTCGACCGCAACCGCGACAGGGCTTTCCTGCGCCTGCGCCACCTCATTATTGCAGCGCTCTACTCGCCCAGCGACCACGATGTGCTCCAGGGCAAGCTGCTGATGGGCCTCATCAAGCGCTGCGGCAACCGGCTAAACGCCAAGCGCAACCTGCAGGAAACGCTGGACATCCAGCAGCTGCTCCTGCACCTAGGCACCGAAAGCGCCACCAGCGCCATCGAGCAGCTGGGGCTCAGGCAGGCGGTTGCCGAGTTCGAAAGCGTCCAGGCGCTGTTCTACGATGCCTCCAACCGAAAGATCGACCTGAAGAACGAGCTGCGGCAAACGCCACCGCCATCATCTCTAAAGAAGGAATACGAGGCAGCCATCCGAGAAATCTGGATGTTTGTTGAGGCGATGACGGTGATTGCCCCCAGCGAGGCGTGGACGCGGACGCTCTCGAACATCGAGGCCAAGAACAAGGAGTACCGCGCCAAGATGAAGCACCAAAAGACGTTCCGCGATAAGAAAAAGGCGAAGAAGGCGAGCCCAAAGCCCTCTACGGACTCAGGCATAAGCGGCGAAGCCCCCGAATAG
- a CDS encoding protease inhibitor I42 family protein has protein sequence MAKKIALLILMAIATLGAASAQEPKAPDPKPYYEIRKGGTITFRLLEHTGGGYLWLWKNRAQVSVVDSIRVIRWSASNTRKYGGPIYTIWKFRAVRSGIDTLRFEEQRVFQKNSTINTKVIVIRVR, from the coding sequence ATGGCTAAGAAAATCGCACTGCTCATCCTTATGGCAATCGCCACCCTAGGCGCTGCCAGCGCGCAGGAGCCCAAGGCACCCGATCCGAAGCCCTACTACGAGATCAGGAAAGGCGGTACCATCACCTTTAGGCTGCTCGAGCATACCGGAGGCGGCTACCTGTGGCTGTGGAAAAACCGGGCGCAGGTAAGCGTGGTGGATAGCATCAGGGTTATCCGTTGGAGCGCTTCCAACACCCGGAAGTACGGCGGCCCCATCTACACCATCTGGAAGTTTCGGGCAGTAAGGTCGGGGATTGACACCCTCCGATTCGAGGAGCAGCGCGTATTCCAAAAGAACAGCACCATCAACACCAAGGTGATCGTAATTCGGGTGAGGTAA
- a CDS encoding MoaF N-terminal domain-containing protein, translated as MKFLNLLIGVVLVGTISCQQQRSTKDAVKEVTTSDIFSDSTRIIGKRLRLTYPEYTVFESFKSDSTIAWTSVNIDGERDEGFEDMSYFLVEDNIHFVEWVTKEGEVISQVLDTKGMKVYTIVNHLDRGKKPVKQKKEALSGTIKYLK; from the coding sequence ATGAAGTTTTTGAATTTGCTTATAGGAGTCGTTCTTGTAGGAACCATCTCCTGTCAACAACAAAGAAGCACGAAAGACGCTGTTAAGGAAGTTACAACTTCTGATATTTTTTCTGATTCTACACGGATCATAGGTAAGCGCTTGCGTTTAACATACCCAGAATATACCGTTTTCGAGTCATTTAAATCCGATTCGACAATCGCTTGGACAAGCGTGAATATTGATGGAGAGCGGGACGAAGGATTCGAAGATATGAGTTACTTCCTAGTTGAGGATAACATCCATTTTGTAGAATGGGTTACCAAGGAAGGTGAGGTAATAAGCCAGGTGTTGGATACAAAAGGAATGAAAGTTTATACAATAGTTAACCATCTTGATAGAGGCAAGAAGCCTGTGAAGCAGAAAAAAGAAGCATTAAGCGGTACAATCAAATATTTGAAATAA
- a CDS encoding NAD(P)/FAD-dependent oxidoreductase, producing MNQYDVIVVGAGPAGIFTAYELVKAGANLRILILEKGRSMARRSCPKHTNGGICIHCKPCSITTGWAGAGAYSDGKLSLSHEVGGTLPDYLGIEPTMELIDYTDRIYLDFGADTLVHGQNFTPQMRDIQRRAIDANLKLVHCPVRHLGTEKTQELYGKLYDHLASKGVEVKFNTPVTDLIIENGAIKGVRCGKGDFEAPYVVVAVGREGADWLFRQCAKESITTEVGIVDIGVRVECRNEIMQEINDSFYEAKLIHYTKTFDDKVRTFCANPGGFVSSEYYDERLAVVNGHSYKELKSDNTNFALLVSQQFTEPFNQPIEYGKHIARLANMLTQNRVLVQRFGDLVRGRRTTHERLYRNNIIPTLKDAVPGDISLVLPHRILIDIMEMIQALDKVTPGLASDETLLYGVEVKFYSSIIKVDDDFQSASIRNLYLGGDGAGITRGLMQASVNGVVIGREIVKRLQPTTTDLRHG from the coding sequence ATGAACCAATACGACGTTATAGTTGTAGGTGCCGGTCCTGCCGGCATTTTTACGGCCTACGAGCTGGTAAAGGCAGGCGCCAACCTGCGCATCCTCATCCTCGAGAAGGGGCGCAGTATGGCCAGGCGCAGCTGCCCCAAGCACACCAACGGTGGGATTTGCATACACTGCAAGCCCTGCAGCATCACCACGGGCTGGGCGGGCGCGGGCGCCTACTCCGACGGCAAGCTGTCGCTATCGCACGAGGTGGGTGGCACGCTGCCCGACTACCTCGGCATCGAGCCAACGATGGAACTGATTGACTATACCGATAGGATCTACCTCGACTTTGGGGCGGACACCCTCGTCCACGGGCAAAACTTCACCCCGCAGATGCGCGACATCCAGCGCCGCGCCATCGACGCCAACCTGAAGCTGGTGCACTGCCCCGTTCGCCACCTGGGCACCGAAAAAACGCAGGAGCTGTACGGCAAGCTGTACGACCACCTGGCATCAAAGGGCGTGGAGGTGAAGTTCAACACGCCGGTCACTGACCTCATCATCGAGAATGGCGCGATAAAGGGCGTGCGCTGCGGCAAGGGCGACTTCGAGGCGCCGTACGTGGTGGTAGCCGTTGGGCGCGAGGGGGCCGACTGGCTCTTTAGGCAGTGCGCCAAGGAGAGCATCACCACCGAGGTGGGCATTGTGGACATCGGCGTGCGGGTGGAGTGCCGCAACGAGATCATGCAGGAGATTAACGACAGCTTCTACGAGGCCAAGCTCATCCACTACACCAAAACGTTCGACGACAAGGTGCGCACCTTCTGCGCCAACCCCGGCGGCTTCGTATCGTCGGAGTACTACGACGAGCGGCTGGCGGTGGTAAACGGCCACAGCTACAAGGAGCTGAAAAGCGACAACACCAACTTCGCGCTGCTGGTGTCGCAGCAGTTCACCGAGCCGTTCAACCAGCCCATCGAGTACGGCAAGCACATCGCCCGGCTGGCCAACATGCTCACCCAAAACCGCGTGCTGGTGCAGCGCTTCGGCGACCTGGTGCGCGGCCGCCGCACCACCCACGAGCGCCTCTACCGCAACAACATCATCCCCACCCTAAAGGATGCCGTGCCCGGCGACATCAGCCTGGTGCTGCCCCACCGCATCCTCATCGATATTATGGAGATGATACAGGCGCTCGACAAGGTTACGCCCGGCCTGGCGTCGGACGAGACGCTGCTCTACGGCGTGGAGGTGAAGTTCTACTCCAGCATCATTAAGGTTGATGACGACTTCCAGTCGGCCTCCATCCGCAACCTCTACCTCGGCGGCGATGGCGCGGGCATCACCCGCGGCCTGATGCAGGCCTCGGTAAACGGGGTGGTGATCGGGCGAGAGATCGTAAAACGGCTACAACCCACAACAACCGACCTACGGCATGGCTAA
- the purL gene encoding phosphoribosylformylglycinamidine synthase yields the protein MILFFKGTSPVFYAVDVKHPLSDEDIAKLCWLFGDATAIKESALSGFYVGPRREMITPWSTNAVEITQNMGIDGIFRIEEFFEAASADAQFDHMLQRLYTNPGQEIFTINKQPEPIVYIENIDEFNKSEGLALSQEEVEYLNEVSRQIGRKLTDSEVFGFSQVNSEHCRHKIFNGTFVIDGEEQEKSLFQWIKRTSQEHPGRLVSAYKDNVAFIEGPKAEQFAPATHDKPDYFQVKDIDTVISLKAETHNFPTTVEPFNGAATGTGGEIRDRLAGGKGSLPIAGTAVYMTSYPRCEENREWEQATQPREWLYQTPEEILVKASNGASDFGNKFGQPLICGSVLTFEHFENSKKFGFDKVIMMAGGVGWGKKADSLKGHAEVGDKVVVMGGDNYRIGMGGGAVSSVATGEYANSIELNAVQRSNPEMQKRAANAIRAIVERDENPVVSIHDHGAGGHLNALSELVEEKGGKIDITKLPVGDPTLSAKEIVGNESQERMGLLIKEKDAEWLKNVSDRERAPMYVVGEITGDMRFSFVNPQTGEKPIDLKLEHFFGKPPRTFMRDSAKVEKFAEITYDKAKIQSYIEQVLQLEAVACKDWLTNKVDRSVTGRIAHQQCAGPLQLPLNNLGVVAMDYQGERGIATSIGHAPVSAMVDPENGSILSIAEALTNLVWAPIEQKLDGVSLSANWMWPCKNEGEDARLYKAVKAVSDFSVALGVNIPTGKDSLSMTQKYKDGDVVYSPGTVIISTVGEVTNIRKVVSPALENDTKTSLIYVDFSKSAFSLGGSSFAQVVNRLGEDTPTVADAAYFKIAFNTLQNLVEEGKILAGHDISAGGLLTALLEMTFSHNGLGLKVDLSSLGEADAVKVLFSEKPSVLIQVADVDGVAAALKAAGLSFSVVGSPVVGNAVEVSVNGASYSFDIPSLRDKWFKTSYLLDRKQSGEQKAKERFENYKKQERQFKFNPNFTGKFAQFGIDPKRRTQSGVKAAIIREKGSNGDREMAYSLYLAGFDVKDVHMTDLITGRETLEDVNFIVFVGGFSNSDVLGSAKGWAGAFLYNPKAKEALDKFYARKDTLSLGVCNGCQLMAELGLVYPEHEQKHKMLHNDTHKYESSFLTIDVPKNNSVLFGSMEGQTLGIWVAHGEGKFNFPYEEGRYNIVAKYSYEQFPGNPNGSMYNAAGVASADGRHLAIMPHFERAIFPWQWAHYPSARKNEEVSPWIEPFVNALNWIKKH from the coding sequence ATGATACTTTTCTTTAAGGGTACTTCTCCCGTTTTCTACGCAGTAGATGTAAAGCATCCTCTTTCGGATGAGGATATCGCAAAGCTTTGTTGGCTATTTGGTGATGCCACGGCAATAAAAGAAAGCGCGCTGAGCGGTTTCTACGTTGGGCCGCGCCGCGAGATGATTACTCCTTGGAGTACAAATGCCGTCGAAATTACTCAGAACATGGGAATCGACGGCATTTTTCGTATCGAAGAGTTTTTCGAAGCCGCCAGCGCCGATGCGCAGTTTGACCACATGCTGCAGCGCCTTTACACCAACCCCGGACAGGAAATCTTTACCATCAACAAGCAGCCCGAGCCTATTGTGTACATCGAGAACATCGATGAGTTCAACAAGAGCGAAGGCCTTGCGCTTAGCCAGGAGGAGGTGGAATACCTTAACGAGGTAAGCCGCCAAATCGGTCGTAAGCTTACCGACTCGGAGGTGTTCGGCTTCTCGCAGGTGAACTCGGAGCACTGCCGCCACAAAATCTTCAACGGTACCTTTGTTATCGATGGCGAAGAGCAGGAAAAGTCGTTGTTCCAATGGATCAAGCGCACCTCGCAGGAGCATCCCGGCAGGTTGGTTTCGGCCTACAAGGATAATGTAGCCTTTATCGAAGGCCCCAAAGCCGAGCAGTTTGCTCCGGCAACGCACGATAAGCCCGACTACTTTCAGGTAAAAGATATCGATACGGTGATCTCGCTTAAGGCGGAGACCCACAACTTCCCAACAACCGTAGAGCCATTCAACGGAGCTGCTACTGGTACTGGTGGCGAGATTCGCGACCGTCTTGCAGGAGGTAAGGGATCGCTTCCAATTGCCGGAACTGCCGTTTACATGACATCGTACCCCCGTTGCGAGGAAAACCGAGAGTGGGAGCAGGCAACTCAACCCCGCGAGTGGCTTTACCAAACTCCAGAGGAAATACTTGTTAAGGCATCGAACGGTGCCAGCGACTTCGGTAACAAGTTCGGTCAGCCGCTTATCTGCGGTAGCGTTCTTACCTTCGAGCACTTCGAAAACTCCAAAAAGTTTGGCTTCGACAAGGTGATAATGATGGCTGGCGGTGTTGGCTGGGGCAAGAAGGCTGATAGCCTAAAAGGTCACGCCGAGGTTGGCGATAAGGTTGTGGTAATGGGTGGCGATAACTACCGTATCGGTATGGGCGGTGGCGCTGTTTCGTCGGTTGCCACCGGCGAGTACGCCAACAGCATCGAGCTAAATGCCGTTCAACGTTCGAACCCAGAGATGCAGAAGCGTGCTGCCAACGCCATTCGCGCCATTGTTGAAAGAGATGAAAATCCAGTAGTTTCCATCCACGACCACGGTGCTGGTGGTCACCTTAACGCGCTTTCGGAGCTGGTTGAGGAGAAGGGTGGAAAGATAGATATTACGAAGCTGCCTGTTGGCGATCCAACGCTATCGGCAAAAGAGATTGTAGGTAACGAGAGCCAGGAGCGCATGGGACTTCTTATTAAGGAGAAGGATGCCGAGTGGCTTAAGAACGTATCCGATCGCGAGCGTGCACCAATGTACGTTGTAGGTGAGATCACCGGCGATATGCGCTTTTCGTTCGTTAATCCGCAAACCGGCGAAAAGCCAATCGACTTAAAGCTGGAGCATTTCTTCGGAAAGCCACCTCGCACCTTTATGCGCGATAGCGCTAAGGTCGAGAAGTTCGCCGAGATTACTTACGATAAGGCAAAAATCCAGAGCTACATCGAGCAGGTTCTTCAGCTCGAGGCTGTGGCTTGTAAAGATTGGCTCACCAATAAGGTAGACCGTTCGGTTACTGGTCGTATTGCCCATCAGCAGTGCGCAGGTCCGCTTCAATTGCCATTAAACAACCTTGGTGTTGTGGCGATGGATTATCAGGGCGAACGTGGTATTGCAACTTCAATAGGTCATGCGCCCGTAAGTGCCATGGTCGATCCTGAAAATGGTTCTATCCTATCAATTGCCGAAGCGCTTACCAACCTTGTATGGGCTCCCATTGAGCAAAAACTTGATGGCGTATCGCTCAGCGCAAACTGGATGTGGCCATGTAAGAATGAGGGCGAAGATGCACGTCTATACAAGGCAGTAAAGGCAGTTAGCGACTTCTCTGTTGCCCTTGGGGTAAACATTCCAACGGGTAAGGACTCGCTTTCGATGACCCAAAAGTATAAGGATGGCGATGTGGTTTACTCGCCTGGAACCGTTATCATCTCTACTGTTGGCGAGGTAACCAACATCCGCAAGGTGGTAAGCCCAGCACTCGAAAACGACACAAAGACTTCGTTGATATACGTTGATTTCTCGAAGAGCGCATTTAGCCTTGGAGGAAGCTCTTTTGCGCAGGTGGTAAATCGCCTTGGCGAGGATACGCCAACCGTTGCCGATGCTGCTTACTTCAAGATCGCGTTCAACACATTGCAGAACTTGGTTGAAGAGGGTAAGATTCTCGCAGGACATGATATATCTGCTGGTGGTCTTCTAACCGCTCTTCTCGAAATGACCTTCTCGCATAACGGACTAGGATTGAAGGTTGATCTTTCATCTTTAGGCGAGGCTGATGCCGTTAAGGTTCTCTTCAGCGAAAAGCCATCGGTGCTTATTCAGGTTGCCGATGTTGATGGTGTTGCTGCAGCTCTTAAGGCTGCTGGCTTGAGTTTCTCTGTAGTTGGCTCGCCTGTTGTCGGAAATGCTGTTGAGGTTAGCGTTAATGGTGCTAGCTACTCGTTCGATATTCCATCGCTACGCGATAAGTGGTTTAAGACCTCCTACCTGCTCGATCGTAAGCAAAGCGGCGAGCAAAAGGCAAAGGAGCGCTTCGAGAACTACAAGAAGCAGGAGCGTCAGTTCAAATTTAATCCCAATTTCACGGGTAAGTTTGCTCAGTTTGGTATCGATCCTAAGCGTAGAACTCAAAGTGGCGTAAAGGCTGCCATTATTCGCGAAAAAGGCTCGAACGGCGATCGTGAAATGGCCTACTCGCTCTACCTTGCAGGTTTCGATGTTAAGGACGTTCACATGACCGACCTTATCACCGGACGTGAGACACTCGAAGATGTAAACTTCATCGTGTTCGTAGGTGGATTCTCTAACTCCGACGTACTTGGTTCTGCAAAGGGCTGGGCTGGTGCCTTCCTTTACAACCCTAAGGCAAAAGAAGCGTTAGATAAGTTCTACGCTCGTAAGGATACGCTTAGCTTGGGCGTTTGCAACGGCTGTCAGCTAATGGCTGAGTTAGGTTTGGTTTATCCTGAGCACGAACAGAAGCATAAGATGCTCCATAACGATACCCATAAGTACGAATCGTCCTTCTTAACCATAGATGTGCCAAAGAACAACTCAGTTCTGTTTGGCTCGATGGAAGGGCAGACCTTAGGTATTTGGGTTGCGCATGGCGAGGGTAAGTTCAACTTCCCATACGAAGAAGGTCGTTACAACATTGTTGCCAAGTATAGCTACGAGCAGTTCCCTGGCAATCCCAATGGCTCGATGTACAATGCCGCTGGTGTTGCTTCTGCAGATGGACGCCATCTAGCAATAATGCCACACTTCGAGCGTGCAATCTTCCCTTGGCAGTGGGCGCACTACCCATCGGCTCGCAAAAACGAAGAGGTATCACCTTGGATAGAGCCTTTTGTTAATGCACTTAATTGGATTAAGAAGCACTAG
- a CDS encoding TlpA disulfide reductase family protein: MSVTRMQLGLCLAMMGFCPSIFAQNAFQIKGKVDGMTADSVVLFKIVNNKEQFWQKTTMKNGEFTFKGTVDASELCTVHLGAYKSPMKVFFVDKGTTTYHGGIDKEKNLTLAPTIEGNATQDQLNAYEKGKKTFYDALVKLNSKLRDQKDKLTADQKAQIGTKMDSLENALDAYNKQSISTYAKSVVSPYIVKSDFIYGASAADLKGYLSLYSDEVKKSTIVKEINEQISRLEKADVGAEFPNIKLGTLDGKEFELASLKGKVFVIDFWASWCGPCRRENPNMVKLYNDFHPKGLEMVGISLDKSYEPWKAAVEKDGLIWNHISDLKYWQSEAAKLYVIYSIPCTILVGKDGKIVARGLHGAELREAVEKLINK, from the coding sequence ATGAGCGTAACAAGAATGCAGCTGGGCCTATGCCTTGCAATGATGGGGTTTTGCCCATCAATCTTTGCCCAAAACGCCTTCCAAATCAAGGGCAAGGTAGACGGGATGACCGCCGACTCGGTCGTTCTTTTTAAGATTGTGAACAACAAGGAGCAATTCTGGCAAAAGACAACAATGAAGAATGGCGAGTTCACCTTTAAGGGAACCGTAGATGCCTCCGAACTATGCACGGTGCACCTGGGCGCCTACAAGTCGCCCATGAAGGTCTTCTTTGTTGATAAGGGCACCACCACCTACCACGGCGGCATCGACAAGGAGAAGAACCTCACACTGGCTCCCACCATCGAAGGAAATGCCACCCAGGACCAGTTAAACGCCTACGAGAAGGGGAAAAAGACCTTCTACGATGCTCTAGTGAAGCTAAACTCGAAGCTGAGAGACCAGAAGGACAAGCTGACAGCCGACCAGAAGGCGCAGATCGGAACCAAGATGGACTCCCTCGAAAATGCCTTGGATGCCTACAACAAGCAAAGCATCAGCACCTACGCCAAGTCGGTAGTTTCGCCCTACATTGTTAAGTCGGACTTCATCTACGGCGCAAGCGCTGCCGACCTAAAGGGGTACCTAAGCCTTTACTCCGACGAGGTAAAGAAATCGACCATCGTAAAGGAGATCAACGAGCAAATCAGCCGCCTAGAGAAGGCCGATGTAGGAGCCGAATTCCCCAACATCAAGCTAGGCACCCTCGATGGCAAAGAATTCGAGCTAGCCTCGCTTAAGGGCAAGGTGTTCGTAATCGACTTCTGGGCATCGTGGTGCGGGCCATGCCGCAGGGAGAACCCCAACATGGTAAAGCTCTACAACGACTTCCATCCTAAAGGACTCGAAATGGTAGGCATCTCGCTAGACAAGAGCTACGAACCATGGAAGGCAGCCGTCGAAAAAGATGGCCTCATCTGGAACCACATCTCCGACCTTAAGTACTGGCAGAGCGAAGCCGCCAAGCTCTATGTTATATACTCGATACCATGCACCATTCTGGTAGGAAAAGATGGAAAAATCGTGGCTAGAGGACTTCATGGTGCAGAACTTAGAGAGGCAGTAGAGAAACTGATAAACAAGTAA
- the tnpA gene encoding IS200/IS605 family transposase — protein MKPQSFTQVYIHLVFAVKHRDRILTSAIRPRLFEYIGAIINGMNHKPLKINGYVDHVHILIGFNPTKSISETVYEIKRSSSLFINKNNLCLGHFEWQEGYGAFSYSRSQIDAAIRYIEGQENHHKKRTFRQEYLDILNKNSLEFNESYMFRFFE, from the coding sequence ATGAAGCCGCAATCTTTCACGCAAGTCTACATTCATCTCGTCTTCGCCGTAAAGCATCGTGATAGAATATTGACATCCGCCATCCGACCACGATTATTCGAGTACATTGGTGCTATTATAAACGGGATGAATCATAAACCGCTTAAGATAAACGGATATGTAGACCATGTCCATATACTGATTGGATTCAACCCAACAAAATCGATATCGGAAACTGTTTATGAAATCAAACGTAGCTCCTCCTTATTCATAAACAAGAACAATCTCTGCCTTGGGCATTTTGAGTGGCAAGAAGGGTATGGTGCTTTTTCGTACAGCAGATCACAAATTGATGCAGCTATTCGATACATTGAAGGGCAAGAGAATCATCACAAGAAGAGGACTTTCAGGCAGGAATACCTAGACATTCTCAATAAAAACAGTCTCGAGTTTAATGAATCGTACATGTTCAGGTTCTTTGAATAA
- a CDS encoding LysE family transporter, translated as MGVMLLLKGIIVGLLASVPLGPIGVLCVQRTINKGRLSGFFSGMGAACADTFFATVAGFSLSFIVDFVEEWKTEFQIGGGILIFLLGLKIFMTNPISQMRKTRRQKNRLFEDFVSVFLLTVSNPMAIFLFVALFAYVNVVADGGNFMSAGAVLGGVFFGASVWWFTLTSFVNMYRKRFRIRQLWWINKIAGGVVMLIGIATVVELLFK; from the coding sequence ATGGGGGTGATGCTACTCTTAAAAGGGATAATTGTTGGGTTGTTGGCGTCCGTTCCGCTTGGTCCTATTGGCGTGTTGTGTGTTCAACGAACTATAAATAAAGGGCGGCTCTCCGGCTTTTTTTCGGGTATGGGGGCTGCTTGTGCTGATACTTTTTTTGCTACTGTAGCAGGGTTTAGCCTTAGTTTTATAGTGGATTTTGTTGAGGAGTGGAAAACTGAATTTCAAATTGGGGGAGGAATTTTAATATTCTTACTTGGTTTGAAGATTTTCATGACCAATCCGATATCGCAAATGCGCAAGACCCGAAGGCAAAAGAATCGTCTCTTTGAAGATTTCGTTTCAGTATTTTTGCTTACTGTTTCAAATCCAATGGCGATTTTCCTTTTTGTTGCACTTTTTGCTTATGTAAATGTTGTCGCCGATGGTGGAAACTTTATGAGTGCAGGTGCCGTTTTAGGAGGGGTTTTTTTTGGTGCCTCGGTGTGGTGGTTTACGCTTACCTCATTTGTAAATATGTACAGGAAGCGTTTTCGTATACGACAGCTTTGGTGGATTAATAAGATTGCTGGAGGTGTTGTAATGCTAATTGGAATAGCAACAGTTGTGGAACTCCTTTTTAAATAG
- a CDS encoding Yip1 family protein → MNLFERVKQIIIAPESEWQTINRENTPAQTLLFKYLFVLALIPAVATFIGFGVMGVSYGEIIHVEGAIGTGIRQGFISYVSTILSVYLASWVIGFLAPSFGSERNFGRAFTLVAYSYTPSLVAGVVLIFPAMAFIQMIAGIYGLYILYLGLRPMMKTPKDRQPTFFLISLLVIILVTIAISAVFSSIFISPYLM, encoded by the coding sequence ATGAACCTCTTCGAACGTGTAAAGCAGATCATCATCGCCCCAGAGTCGGAATGGCAAACCATCAATAGAGAGAATACTCCTGCGCAGACATTGCTCTTTAAGTACCTCTTTGTTCTTGCCCTAATACCTGCGGTTGCCACCTTCATCGGCTTCGGGGTTATGGGGGTGTCGTACGGCGAGATTATCCATGTCGAAGGCGCCATCGGCACCGGCATCCGCCAGGGGTTTATTTCGTACGTATCCACCATACTGTCGGTGTACCTGGCGTCCTGGGTGATCGGATTTCTGGCGCCATCATTTGGATCTGAAAGAAACTTCGGCCGGGCCTTTACGCTGGTGGCCTACTCCTACACCCCTTCGCTGGTTGCAGGCGTGGTGCTCATCTTCCCAGCCATGGCATTTATCCAGATGATAGCCGGCATCTACGGGCTTTACATCCTTTACCTAGGCCTTCGGCCAATGATGAAAACGCCCAAAGACAGGCAGCCCACCTTCTTTCTAATTAGCCTGCTGGTGATAATCCTGGTTACCATTGCCATATCGGCAGTATTTTCGTCCATTTTTATTTCCCCATATCTGATGTAG